A single Rhodoligotrophos defluvii DNA region contains:
- a CDS encoding hydantoinase B/oxoprolinase family protein, whose translation MDGVELEILWSNLIGIVTERAKALQRIAFSPIVREAGDLACALFDRRGRMVAQANTGTPGHINSLAFAGAHLARIFGNNIAPGDVLITNDPWLSAGHFFDITTLTPIFEGDRLLAYIGSTIHHTDIGGYGIGAGARDVHEEGLWIPPLKLYEGGKPNDVLHAMIRRNVRTPDAVFGDLSAQVSSGQSAAEHLSAMCARYGLTDIEALADEIIRRSEEATRDAIRKLKPGTYHGESQFDVPGGEIITLKTAVTVDADQGEITVDFTGSSPQTTTGINVVLNYTHAYSTFAVRSCLNPDLPNNTGSLAPIKVVAPEGSIVNCKYPAPVNARHVVGMYVPMPILKALYHVMPDRVLAEGSGAVWTMQIQGKRADGEAFTSSMFNYSGGMGARANKPGPSATCYPTGVAAVPVEILEAAMPILFDRKELRDGSGGAGRSRGGDGQVIQFRMMTRDQWLLNAVPSRLNAGPDGIGGGKPGAPGRFRVNGKDVSAARKLTMNPDDVVVLETPGGGGYGAAPTG comes from the coding sequence ATGGACGGCGTCGAGCTGGAAATCCTCTGGTCGAACCTGATCGGCATCGTCACCGAGCGGGCCAAGGCGCTGCAACGCATCGCCTTCAGCCCGATCGTGCGTGAGGCGGGCGACCTGGCCTGCGCGCTGTTCGACCGGCGCGGCCGGATGGTGGCCCAGGCCAATACCGGCACCCCCGGCCATATCAATTCGCTGGCCTTTGCGGGGGCGCATCTCGCCCGCATCTTCGGCAACAATATCGCGCCGGGCGACGTGCTGATCACCAACGACCCCTGGCTGTCGGCCGGCCATTTCTTCGACATCACCACGCTCACCCCGATCTTCGAGGGCGACCGGCTGCTCGCCTATATCGGCTCGACCATCCACCATACCGATATCGGCGGCTATGGCATCGGCGCCGGGGCGCGGGACGTGCACGAGGAAGGCCTGTGGATCCCGCCGCTCAAGCTCTATGAGGGCGGCAAGCCCAACGACGTGCTGCATGCCATGATCCGGCGCAATGTGCGCACGCCCGATGCGGTGTTCGGCGACTTGTCGGCGCAGGTCTCGTCCGGCCAGTCCGCGGCCGAGCATCTCAGCGCCATGTGCGCGCGCTACGGTCTCACCGATATCGAGGCGCTGGCGGACGAGATCATCCGCCGCTCGGAAGAGGCAACCCGCGATGCCATCCGCAAGCTCAAGCCCGGCACCTATCACGGCGAGAGCCAGTTCGACGTGCCGGGCGGCGAGATCATCACCCTCAAGACGGCGGTGACGGTGGATGCAGACCAGGGCGAGATCACCGTGGACTTCACGGGGTCCTCGCCCCAGACCACCACCGGCATCAACGTGGTGCTCAACTATACCCATGCCTATTCCACCTTCGCGGTGCGCAGCTGCCTCAACCCGGACCTGCCCAACAACACCGGCTCGCTTGCGCCGATCAAAGTGGTGGCGCCGGAAGGCTCGATCGTGAACTGCAAATATCCCGCGCCGGTGAATGCCCGGCACGTGGTCGGGATGTATGTGCCGATGCCGATCCTGAAGGCGCTCTATCACGTCATGCCGGATCGCGTGCTGGCGGAGGGCTCGGGTGCGGTGTGGACCATGCAGATCCAAGGCAAGCGGGCCGATGGCGAGGCTTTCACCTCGTCCATGTTCAACTATTCCGGCGGCATGGGCGCCCGGGCGAACAAGCCCGGCCCGAGCGCCACGTGCTACCCGACGGGCGTTGCCGCGGTGCCGGTCGAGATTCTGGAGGCAGCGATGCCGATCCTGTTCGACCGCAAGGAACTGCGCGACGGCTCCGGCGGGGCGGGCCGCTCGCGCGGGGGCGACGGGCAGGTCATTCAGTTCCGTATGATGACCAGGGACCAGTGGCTGCTGAACGCGGTGCCGAGCCGGCTCAATGCCGGACCGGATGGCATCGGCGGCGGCAAGCCCGGCGCGCCGGGCCGGTTCCGGGTGAACGGCAAGGACGTGAGCGCGGCGCGCAAGCTCACCATGAATCCGGACGACGTGGTGGTGCTGGAGACGCCCGGTGGCGGCGGCTATGGCGCGGCACCCACGGGCTGA
- a CDS encoding hydantoinase/oxoprolinase family protein: MTYSLAVDIGGTFTDIVLRHSDGRLVVDKTLTTHGDLLEGFFRGIGAVLGKAGLDPNAVNGVVVHATTVVTNALIERKGLPTALVTTEGFRDVLFIRNEHRYEMYDPQIEFPDPLVPRALTFTLAERIAADGRVLKAPDEAAIKALGDALEQAGAAAVAICFLNSFANPENEQKVAEALSRRFPAMFICTSSDVAPQIREYHRASTAAVNAYAMPISQPYLQRLSARLKSEGFGNSPLIMLSSGGVVGAETAGRNPVRMIESGPAAGALAACHYADMLGIDRLMSFDMGGTTAKACLIENRQPLVTGLFEVDRRYRFKEGSGLPVIVPSIDMIEIGAGGGSIAHVDSLGLLKVGPESAGSDPGPACYGRGGLSPTVTDADLLLGLLDPDNFLGGDMALDLAAARSAVEDLARKLGLSQTEAARGIFRVVTEAMAAATRTHATDRGVDYRGLPLFAFGGAGPVHACEVASLLQSTSVIVPPQSSVLSAFGTLVTPVRLDLVRSDVCKLDDMDWARADRVLSEMMEEAAAALAEAGCKREDITAVFGADLRYFGQQNEVTVSFADDPRTARDARAIARAFEAAYYGLYGVNPSHVPIELVTWRLTARGPVVPFHPASQLPASEGRPKGERLVEAWSDGARAPVYDRAGLGAGQTIAGPAIIEERETTTVIPPNWTATIDSYGCIVARRA; the protein is encoded by the coding sequence ATGACCTATTCCCTTGCCGTCGATATCGGCGGCACCTTCACCGATATCGTGTTGCGCCATTCCGACGGGCGGCTGGTGGTGGACAAGACACTCACCACCCATGGCGACCTCCTGGAAGGTTTCTTTCGCGGTATCGGCGCGGTGCTTGGCAAGGCGGGCCTCGACCCCAATGCCGTGAATGGCGTGGTCGTCCATGCGACCACGGTGGTCACCAACGCGCTGATCGAGCGCAAGGGCCTGCCGACCGCGCTGGTGACCACGGAAGGCTTTCGCGACGTGCTCTTCATCCGCAACGAGCACCGTTACGAAATGTATGATCCACAGATCGAGTTTCCGGACCCGTTGGTGCCGCGGGCGCTGACCTTCACGCTTGCCGAGCGCATCGCCGCCGACGGCCGCGTACTGAAGGCGCCGGATGAGGCCGCGATCAAGGCTCTGGGCGATGCGCTGGAGCAGGCCGGGGCGGCGGCGGTGGCGATCTGCTTTCTCAACAGCTTCGCCAACCCTGAGAACGAGCAGAAAGTGGCCGAGGCCCTGAGCCGGCGCTTCCCAGCCATGTTCATCTGCACCTCGTCGGACGTGGCGCCGCAGATCCGCGAATATCACCGGGCATCCACCGCGGCGGTGAACGCCTATGCCATGCCGATCTCCCAGCCCTACCTGCAGCGGTTGAGCGCGCGGCTGAAGAGCGAGGGCTTCGGCAATTCACCGCTGATCATGCTGTCGTCCGGCGGCGTGGTCGGGGCCGAGACCGCCGGCCGCAACCCGGTGCGCATGATCGAGAGCGGCCCTGCGGCCGGAGCGCTCGCCGCCTGCCATTATGCTGACATGCTGGGCATCGACCGGCTCATGTCCTTCGACATGGGCGGCACCACCGCCAAGGCCTGCCTGATCGAGAACCGGCAACCGCTGGTGACCGGCCTGTTCGAGGTCGACCGGCGCTATCGCTTCAAGGAGGGTTCAGGTCTGCCGGTGATCGTGCCGTCGATCGACATGATCGAGATCGGCGCCGGCGGCGGCTCGATTGCCCATGTGGACAGCCTCGGCCTGCTCAAGGTGGGGCCGGAAAGTGCCGGCTCCGACCCCGGGCCCGCCTGCTACGGCCGCGGCGGCTTGAGCCCCACGGTGACGGATGCGGACCTGCTGCTCGGCCTGCTCGATCCCGACAACTTCCTGGGTGGCGACATGGCGCTGGATCTTGCCGCCGCCAGATCCGCCGTGGAGGACTTAGCCCGCAAGCTCGGCCTATCGCAGACCGAAGCGGCCCGCGGCATCTTCCGGGTGGTGACCGAGGCCATGGCGGCGGCCACGCGCACCCACGCTACGGACCGCGGAGTCGATTATCGCGGGCTGCCGCTGTTCGCCTTTGGCGGTGCCGGGCCCGTACATGCCTGCGAGGTGGCGAGCCTGTTGCAAAGCACCTCCGTCATCGTGCCGCCGCAGTCGAGCGTGCTCTCCGCCTTCGGGACGCTGGTGACGCCGGTGCGGCTGGATCTGGTGCGCAGCGACGTGTGCAAGCTCGACGACATGGACTGGGCGCGCGCCGACCGGGTGCTGAGCGAGATGATGGAGGAAGCGGCTGCCGCCTTGGCCGAGGCCGGCTGCAAGCGCGAGGATATCACCGCCGTATTCGGCGCGGACCTGCGCTATTTCGGCCAGCAGAACGAAGTGACGGTGAGCTTTGCCGATGACCCGCGGACCGCCCGCGATGCGAGGGCGATCGCCCGGGCGTTCGAGGCGGCCTATTACGGGCTTTATGGCGTCAATCCCAGCCACGTGCCGATCGAGCTGGTGACGTGGCGGCTTACCGCTCGCGGGCCCGTGGTGCCGTTCCACCCAGCCAGCCAGCTGCCGGCAAGCGAGGGCAGGCCGAAGGGTGAACGGCTGGTGGAGGCGTGGAGCGACGGGGCGCGCGCCCCGGTTTACGACCGGGCAGGCCTTGGCGCCGGTCAGACCATTGCCGGCCCCGCGATCATCGAAGAGCGCGAGACCACCACCGTCATTCCCCCGAACTGGACCGCGACCATCGACAGCTATGGCTGCATCGTCGCGAGGAGAGCGTAA
- a CDS encoding IclR family transcriptional regulator: protein MQDDPAIDIRALETPAADEVRSDPGTGTLDLALRIVEFLAQQPQPTPLTVIARHFAASKATVYRHLHTLVRHGFARRDPDTGRYEVGVKLMVLGESARNRLDLVKASRDELIRLRDVSRQAVTICKAIDDEVVVLELIQGQTVIEFGTRPGTRLRPHASAHGKIWLAFGPKSLMDNTLNARREAFTPQTLVDPAALMAEIDLVRERGWSTAPDEVVTGVNALAAPIFDHRGELAGSVAMVGFTQFIPAQPDPRQVEQVVETARRISRSLGCTLGWRPQ, encoded by the coding sequence GTGCAGGACGACCCCGCAATCGATATTCGAGCGCTTGAGACGCCTGCTGCCGATGAGGTCCGCAGCGATCCCGGCACCGGCACGCTCGACCTCGCGTTGCGCATCGTCGAATTCCTCGCGCAGCAGCCACAGCCTACGCCGCTGACCGTCATTGCCCGCCACTTCGCGGCCTCGAAGGCGACGGTCTACCGGCATCTGCACACGCTGGTGCGGCACGGGTTTGCCCGGCGCGACCCGGATACCGGCCGCTACGAGGTGGGAGTGAAGCTGATGGTGCTGGGCGAATCCGCCCGCAACCGGCTCGACCTGGTGAAGGCCTCGCGCGATGAACTGATCCGGCTGCGCGACGTCTCGCGGCAGGCGGTGACCATCTGCAAGGCCATCGATGACGAGGTGGTTGTGCTGGAGCTGATCCAGGGCCAGACGGTCATCGAGTTCGGCACCCGGCCGGGCACCCGCCTCAGGCCCCATGCCAGCGCCCATGGCAAGATATGGCTCGCCTTCGGGCCGAAATCGCTCATGGACAATACGCTCAACGCCCGGCGCGAGGCGTTCACGCCGCAGACCTTGGTTGACCCGGCGGCGCTCATGGCGGAGATCGACCTCGTGCGCGAGCGCGGCTGGTCCACCGCGCCGGACGAGGTGGTGACCGGCGTCAATGCGCTGGCCGCGCCGATTTTCGACCATCGCGGCGAGCTGGCCGGCTCCGTGGCCATGGTCGGCTTTACGCAATTCATTCCCGCACAACCCGACCCGCGCCAGGTGGAGCAGGTGGTGGAGACCGCCCGTCGCATCTCGCGCAGCCTGGGCTGCACGCTCGGCTGGAGACCACAATGA